A genomic segment from Frateuria edaphi encodes:
- the asnB gene encoding asparagine synthase B gives MCAIFGMFDLAPGDDLAALRRQALELSQRQRHRGPDWSGVFIDAGAILVHERLAIVDPASGAQPLRSRDGALALAVNGEIYNHGELRLGSGYDFTTGSDCEVINALYRDGADPAEWIAGLNGIFAFALWDGVAQRYLVARDPLGVCPLYWGHDAAGRLCVASEMKALAGVCADVTMFPPGHVYDSASGELRRYYQRPWREYAATQGRAPGDLRVALEQAVQRQLMSDVPYGVLLSGGLDSSLVAACAARFARERVEDGGQSEAWWPRLHSFAIGLEGSPDLAAAQLAAEALGTVHHGFVYTFWEGLDALPETIRHIESYDVTTVRASTPMFLLARRIKAMGVKMVLSGEGSDELFGGYLYFHKAPSAQAFHEETVRKLDALHRYDCLRANKAMMAWGVEARVPFLDLAFVESAMAFDARHKMAGHGRIEKAVLREAFVGVLPDAILWRQKEQFSDGVGYGWIDGLKAYAEQAVSDRELAAAAARWPHNTPATKEAYLYRALFEKFFPGEACAATVPGGKSIACSSPAALAWDPAFAGSADPSGRAVHGIHTQSLSPLPLATS, from the coding sequence ATGTGCGCCATCTTCGGGATGTTCGATCTTGCACCGGGTGACGACCTGGCCGCGCTGCGCCGGCAGGCGCTGGAGCTTTCGCAGCGCCAGCGCCACCGCGGGCCGGACTGGTCCGGCGTGTTCATCGATGCCGGGGCGATCCTGGTGCACGAGCGCCTGGCGATCGTCGATCCGGCCAGCGGCGCGCAACCGCTGCGTTCGCGCGATGGCGCGCTGGCGCTGGCGGTCAACGGCGAGATCTACAACCACGGCGAGTTGCGCCTGGGCAGTGGCTATGACTTCACCACGGGTTCGGATTGCGAGGTGATCAACGCGCTCTACCGTGATGGCGCGGACCCGGCCGAGTGGATCGCCGGCCTCAACGGCATCTTCGCCTTCGCGCTGTGGGACGGCGTCGCGCAACGCTACCTCGTCGCACGCGATCCGCTCGGCGTGTGCCCGCTCTACTGGGGCCATGATGCGGCCGGCCGGCTGTGCGTGGCCTCCGAGATGAAGGCGCTGGCGGGCGTGTGCGCCGATGTGACCATGTTCCCGCCCGGACATGTCTACGACAGCGCCAGCGGTGAGCTGCGCCGCTATTACCAGCGCCCGTGGCGCGAGTACGCGGCGACGCAGGGCAGGGCGCCGGGCGATCTGCGCGTGGCGCTGGAACAGGCGGTGCAGCGCCAGCTCATGTCCGACGTGCCTTACGGCGTGCTGCTCTCCGGCGGGCTGGATTCCTCGCTGGTCGCCGCCTGCGCCGCGCGCTTCGCCCGCGAACGCGTCGAGGACGGCGGCCAGAGCGAAGCCTGGTGGCCGCGCCTGCACTCCTTCGCGATCGGGCTGGAGGGCTCGCCGGACCTCGCCGCCGCGCAATTGGCCGCCGAAGCGCTGGGTACCGTGCATCACGGTTTCGTCTACACCTTCTGGGAAGGACTGGACGCATTGCCGGAAACGATCCGCCACATCGAGAGCTACGACGTGACCACCGTGCGTGCCTCCACGCCGATGTTCCTGCTGGCCCGGCGCATCAAGGCGATGGGCGTGAAGATGGTGCTCTCGGGCGAGGGCTCCGACGAACTGTTCGGCGGCTATCTCTACTTCCACAAGGCGCCTTCGGCGCAAGCCTTCCACGAGGAAACCGTGCGCAAGCTCGACGCGCTGCACCGCTACGACTGCCTGCGGGCGAACAAGGCGATGATGGCCTGGGGCGTGGAGGCGCGCGTGCCGTTCCTGGACCTGGCCTTCGTCGAATCGGCCATGGCCTTCGATGCACGCCACAAGATGGCCGGACACGGTCGCATCGAGAAGGCGGTGCTGCGCGAAGCCTTCGTCGGCGTACTGCCCGACGCCATCCTCTGGCGCCAGAAGGAGCAGTTCAGCGACGGCGTCGGCTATGGCTGGATCGACGGGCTCAAGGCGTACGCCGAACAAGCGGTGAGCGACCGCGAATTGGCCGCCGCGGCCGCACGCTGGCCGCACAACACGCCGGCAACCAAGGAAGCCTATCTCTACCGCGCCTTGTTCGAGAAGTTCTTCCCGGGCGAGGCCTGCGCGGCAACCGTTCCCGGCGGCAAGTCGATCGCCTGTTCCTCGCCGGCGGCGCTGGCGTGGGACCCGGCCTTCGCCGGCAGCGCCGACCCGTCCGGACGTGCCGTGCACGGCATACACACCCAATCCTTGTCGCCCCTTCCCCTCGCCACCTCGTAG
- a CDS encoding STAS/SEC14 domain-containing protein, with protein MIEQMTDLPAGALGFTARGKVTAADYENVFVPDVEAAFALNRKLRLLYHVGPDFTGFEPGAMWDDTKLGFRHWSGWERIALVTDVNWLRLVARTMGFTVPGEFRLYRNDQLMEAKAWISESFREHHA; from the coding sequence ATGATCGAGCAGATGACCGACCTCCCCGCCGGCGCGCTGGGCTTCACCGCGCGCGGCAAGGTGACCGCGGCCGACTACGAGAACGTGTTCGTGCCGGACGTGGAGGCCGCCTTCGCGCTCAACCGCAAATTGCGCCTGCTCTACCACGTCGGTCCCGACTTCACCGGCTTCGAGCCCGGCGCCATGTGGGACGACACCAAACTGGGCTTTCGCCACTGGAGCGGCTGGGAGCGCATCGCGCTGGTCACCGACGTCAACTGGCTGCGGCTGGTGGCACGCACCATGGGTTTCACCGTGCCGGGCGAGTTCCGCCTGTACCGCAACGACCAGTTGATGGAAGCCAAGGCCTGGATCAGCGAATCGTTCCGCGAACACCACGCCTGA
- a CDS encoding DHHA1 domain-containing protein, translating to MSAPTLRRRLVSGAPEGWSDGVHPVLRQVYAARGVLHPAQAEHRLRHLLAPQALGGLDRAVALLIEAITGDWSIVIAGDYDCDGATGTALAVRGLRLLGARRVDYVIPNRFAHGYGLSPALVASLEPAPQLIVTVDNGVASIAGVAAAKARGIRVIVTDHHLPGDQLPAADALVNPNVLEVRACGHGEPACESCTGDARMNQAFASRALAGVGVMFYLLLAVRAELRGRGAFAGREEPDLGNLLDLVALGTVADLVPLDFNNRVLVEAGIGRIRSGRACPGITALVEAGKRSLSGVCASDLGYAVGPRLNAAGRLEDMRLGVECLLTDDPVQARALAERLSAINQERRELQEAMVAEAEAMIGALGLEGLGERTGVSLYEPTWHAGVVGLVASKLKERLHRPVIAFAPADEDRPEELRGSARSIAGFHVRDALAAIDARLPGLIERFGGHAMAAGLSLKTADYPRFADAFDAIAREWLDEERLQAVLYTDGELPPGTFTLDLARQLRDGGPWGQGFPEPLFDNLFECAQWRLMGERHWRLSLRDPRDGAVHEAVMFNVRAAAPPPRLRAVYELTINEWQGRESARLLVRHVEPA from the coding sequence ATGAGCGCACCGACGTTGCGCCGCCGGCTGGTGTCGGGCGCGCCCGAGGGCTGGAGCGATGGGGTGCACCCGGTGCTGCGCCAGGTTTACGCCGCGCGCGGCGTCCTGCATCCGGCGCAGGCCGAGCATCGCTTGCGCCATTTGCTGGCGCCGCAGGCACTGGGTGGGCTCGATCGTGCCGTCGCGCTGCTGATCGAGGCGATCACCGGCGACTGGTCGATCGTCATCGCCGGCGACTACGACTGCGACGGCGCCACCGGCACTGCCCTGGCCGTGCGCGGCCTGCGCCTGCTCGGCGCGCGGCGCGTGGATTACGTGATTCCCAACCGCTTCGCGCACGGCTACGGCTTGAGTCCGGCGCTGGTCGCCTCGCTCGAACCCGCGCCGCAGCTGATCGTCACCGTCGACAACGGCGTGGCCAGCATCGCCGGCGTGGCCGCGGCGAAGGCGCGCGGTATCCGAGTGATCGTCACCGACCACCACTTGCCGGGCGATCAGTTGCCGGCCGCCGACGCGCTGGTCAATCCCAACGTGCTCGAGGTGCGTGCATGCGGGCATGGCGAGCCCGCCTGCGAGTCATGCACCGGCGATGCGCGGATGAACCAGGCTTTCGCCAGTCGCGCGCTGGCGGGCGTCGGCGTGATGTTCTACCTGCTGCTGGCCGTGCGTGCGGAGTTGCGCGGGCGCGGGGCTTTCGCCGGGCGCGAGGAGCCGGACCTGGGCAACCTGCTCGACCTGGTCGCGCTCGGCACGGTAGCCGACCTGGTACCGCTGGATTTCAACAACCGCGTGCTGGTCGAGGCGGGTATCGGCCGCATCCGCAGCGGTCGCGCCTGCCCGGGCATCACCGCGCTGGTGGAGGCTGGCAAGCGCAGCCTGTCCGGCGTCTGCGCCAGCGATCTTGGTTATGCCGTCGGCCCGCGCCTCAACGCCGCGGGCCGGTTGGAAGACATGCGCCTGGGCGTCGAATGCCTGCTCACCGACGACCCGGTACAGGCGCGCGCGCTGGCCGAGCGGCTCAGCGCGATCAACCAGGAACGCCGCGAGCTTCAGGAGGCGATGGTCGCCGAGGCCGAGGCGATGATCGGCGCGCTCGGACTGGAAGGCCTGGGCGAGCGCACCGGCGTGAGCCTGTACGAACCCACCTGGCACGCGGGCGTGGTCGGACTGGTGGCGTCCAAGCTCAAGGAACGGTTGCACCGCCCGGTGATCGCCTTTGCGCCGGCCGACGAGGACCGGCCCGAGGAACTGCGGGGTTCCGCGCGCTCCATCGCCGGCTTCCACGTGCGCGACGCGCTGGCGGCGATCGACGCACGCCTGCCCGGCCTGATCGAGCGCTTCGGTGGCCACGCCATGGCGGCCGGGCTGAGCCTGAAGACCGCCGACTACCCCCGCTTCGCCGACGCCTTCGACGCGATCGCGCGCGAATGGCTGGACGAGGAACGCCTGCAGGCGGTGCTCTACACCGACGGCGAACTGCCGCCCGGTACCTTCACCCTCGACCTTGCGCGCCAGCTGCGTGACGGCGGGCCGTGGGGGCAGGGCTTCCCGGAACCGCTGTTCGACAACCTGTTCGAGTGCGCGCAGTGGCGCCTGATGGGCGAGCGGCACTGGCGGCTGAGCCTGCGCGATCCGCGCGATGGCGCCGTACACGAGGCGGTGATGTTCAACGTGCGCGCAGCCGCGCCACCGCCGCGGCTGCGCGCGGTATACGAGCTGACGATCAACGAATGGCAGGGCAGGGAAAGCGCGCGTCTGCTGGTGCGCCACGTCGAACCCGCCTGA
- a CDS encoding phosphoglycerate mutase: MSVELWLPALVRFEPAHPLRRLLVRADRLEDGPRGYLAGLATWFDVPQPLPAGALTRQLAAGDADDALWMSADPAWVEPDMNGARLLACGQMQLTAGDAAALAEPLAPLFEEQGMRLELTSSDRWHLRLPPGTAVPTFPAPEQALGENLLQHLPQGADGRRWRILQNDIQVLLHQHPLNAQRRAAGQPPVNNLWLWGAGTLPETVATSLRGVVSDDPLLRGLAARSGIAHRLRTPARETQATSAAPTAAGELAAHWLIDLQDLPAQIIADQWWPMIDTLARQRPLRLTFASGERRDLRPWHRWRFWRGMRA; the protein is encoded by the coding sequence ATGAGCGTGGAACTGTGGCTGCCCGCGCTCGTGCGCTTCGAGCCCGCGCATCCGCTGCGCCGCCTGTTGGTGCGCGCCGATCGCCTCGAAGATGGCCCAAGGGGATACCTGGCCGGGTTGGCCACCTGGTTCGATGTCCCGCAACCGCTGCCCGCCGGTGCGCTCACCCGGCAGCTGGCGGCCGGCGATGCCGATGACGCCTTGTGGATGAGCGCCGATCCGGCCTGGGTCGAGCCGGACATGAACGGTGCGCGCCTGCTTGCCTGCGGGCAGATGCAATTGACCGCAGGCGATGCCGCCGCGCTGGCCGAGCCGCTCGCGCCGCTGTTCGAAGAGCAGGGCATGCGGCTGGAACTGACCTCGTCCGATCGCTGGCACCTGCGCCTGCCGCCGGGCACGGCCGTGCCCACGTTCCCCGCGCCCGAGCAGGCGCTCGGCGAAAACCTGCTGCAGCATCTGCCGCAGGGTGCCGATGGGCGCCGCTGGCGAATCCTGCAAAACGACATCCAGGTGTTGCTGCATCAGCACCCGCTGAACGCGCAGCGTCGCGCCGCCGGTCAACCCCCGGTCAACAATCTGTGGCTGTGGGGGGCAGGCACGTTGCCCGAGACCGTGGCGACCTCGCTTCGCGGCGTGGTCAGCGACGATCCGTTGCTGCGGGGGCTGGCGGCGCGGTCGGGTATTGCGCATCGCTTGCGGACACCGGCCCGCGAGACCCAGGCCACTTCCGCAGCGCCGACGGCGGCGGGCGAACTCGCCGCTCATTGGCTGATCGACCTGCAGGACCTGCCGGCCCAGATCATTGCCGACCAATGGTGGCCCATGATCGACACGCTCGCCCGCCAGCGGCCCCTGCGCCTGACCTTCGCCAGTGGCGAGCGCCGGGATCTGCGTCCCTGGCATCGCTGGCGTTTCTGGCGCGGGATGCGCGCATGA
- a CDS encoding ABC-F family ATP-binding cassette domain-containing protein, translating to MIAFRHFALRRGSRLLLSDIDLSIQSGWRLGVIGRNGCGKSSLFAVLQGRLEADAGELDLPAKLRLASVAQETPALPDAALDYVLGGDEEVAAVLREEADAQARGDAEAMARAHHRIEELHGYDARARAGRLMHGLGFAPETHERAVKEFSGGWRVRLNLARALMAPSDLLLLDEPTNHLDLDAVLWLEEWLRRYQGTLLVISHDREFLDAVTSHTLHLHDGGARLYTGNYTAFERLRAEQLRQQQITHEREQAERAHLQSFVDRFKAKASKAKQAQSRMKRLEKLAGTEAVRAERPFRFQFAVPDRLPDSMLQLEEVSAGYSALPPLPAGVSGGARGDVGSAHLVEFGASLGASSQPSPPGGEGADVALADESYRSKAAVVLTDVRFRLEAGERIGLLGPNGAGKSTLVKTLVGELPPLAGERKAHKDLKIGYFAQHTVESLREGASPFDHLQDKAPGVAAQVLRDFLGGWNFAGDRAFESVDGFSGGERARLALALIAWDKPNLLLLDEPTNHLDLDMREALADALADFDGALVLVSHDRHLLGLVCDSFWRVADGAVESFDGDLDDYARWLRSRGAAVRKANEPAASAESAADRRRAAAAQREQDKTAKARVRKIEARVAAIDADLVALEAKLADPATYNGSTAELMKLGQRQADLRREKETLEAEWLELYEQLEAASA from the coding sequence ATGATCGCGTTCCGCCATTTCGCCCTCCGCCGTGGCAGCCGCCTGCTGCTGTCCGATATCGATCTCTCCATCCAGAGCGGTTGGCGCCTGGGCGTGATCGGCCGCAACGGCTGCGGCAAGTCCAGCCTGTTCGCCGTCCTGCAGGGACGGTTGGAGGCGGACGCGGGCGAACTGGACCTGCCGGCGAAGCTGCGCCTGGCGTCGGTGGCGCAGGAGACGCCCGCGTTGCCGGACGCCGCGCTCGACTACGTGCTCGGCGGCGACGAGGAAGTCGCGGCGGTCCTGCGAGAGGAGGCCGATGCCCAGGCGCGTGGTGACGCCGAGGCGATGGCGCGCGCTCACCACCGCATCGAAGAGCTGCACGGCTACGACGCCCGCGCCCGCGCCGGCCGCCTGATGCATGGCCTGGGCTTCGCGCCGGAAACCCACGAGCGGGCGGTGAAGGAGTTCTCGGGCGGCTGGCGGGTGCGCCTGAACCTGGCGCGTGCGCTGATGGCGCCGTCCGACCTCCTGCTGCTCGACGAGCCGACCAACCATCTGGATCTGGATGCCGTGCTGTGGCTGGAGGAGTGGCTGCGCCGCTACCAGGGCACGTTGCTGGTCATCTCGCACGACCGCGAGTTTCTCGACGCGGTTACCTCGCACACACTGCATCTGCACGACGGTGGCGCGCGGCTGTACACGGGCAACTACACCGCCTTCGAACGCCTGCGCGCCGAGCAGCTGCGCCAGCAGCAGATCACGCACGAGCGCGAGCAGGCCGAGCGCGCGCACCTGCAGTCGTTCGTCGATCGCTTCAAGGCGAAGGCGAGCAAGGCCAAGCAGGCGCAGTCGCGCATGAAGCGGCTGGAAAAGCTGGCTGGCACCGAAGCGGTCCGCGCCGAGCGGCCGTTCCGGTTCCAGTTCGCGGTGCCGGATCGGCTGCCCGATTCGATGCTGCAGCTGGAAGAGGTGTCGGCGGGCTACTCGGCTCTGCCCCCTCTCCCCGCTGGGGTGAGCGGCGGGGCTCGCGGGGATGTTGGTTCGGCGCATTTGGTGGAGTTCGGGGCAAGCCTTGGCGCCTCATCCCAACCTTCTCCCCCGGGGGGAGAGGGAGCGGACGTCGCCCTTGCGGACGAGAGTTATCGTTCAAAGGCAGCGGTCGTCCTTACGGATGTCCGCTTTCGGTTGGAAGCCGGCGAACGCATCGGCCTGCTCGGCCCCAACGGCGCCGGCAAGTCGACCCTGGTCAAGACGCTGGTCGGCGAGCTGCCGCCGCTGGCCGGTGAGCGCAAGGCCCACAAGGACCTGAAAATCGGCTATTTCGCCCAGCACACGGTCGAAAGCCTGCGCGAGGGCGCCAGCCCGTTCGACCACCTGCAGGACAAGGCGCCGGGCGTGGCGGCGCAGGTGCTGCGGGACTTCCTCGGCGGCTGGAACTTCGCCGGCGACCGCGCGTTCGAGTCGGTCGATGGTTTCTCCGGTGGCGAGCGGGCGCGCCTGGCGCTGGCGCTCATCGCCTGGGACAAGCCCAACCTGCTGCTGCTCGACGAGCCGACCAACCACCTGGACCTCGATATGCGCGAGGCGCTGGCCGATGCGCTGGCGGACTTCGATGGCGCACTGGTGCTGGTGTCGCACGATCGCCACCTGCTCGGTCTGGTCTGCGACAGCTTCTGGCGCGTCGCGGACGGCGCGGTGGAATCGTTCGACGGCGACCTGGACGACTACGCACGCTGGCTGCGCTCGCGTGGTGCGGCCGTAAGGAAGGCCAACGAGCCGGCCGCATCCGCCGAATCCGCCGCCGACCGCCGCCGCGCCGCCGCCGCACAGCGCGAACAGGACAAGACCGCGAAGGCCCGGGTCAGGAAGATCGAAGCGCGCGTCGCGGCGATCGATGCGGACCTGGTTGCCCTCGAGGCGAAGCTGGCCGACCCGGCAACCTACAACGGTTCCACCGCCGAGCTCATGAAGCTGGGCCAGCGCCAGGCCGACCTGCGTCGCGAGAAGGAAACGCTCGAGGCCGAATGGCTGGAGCTGTACGAGCAACTGGAGGCCGCCAGCGCATGA
- a CDS encoding agmatine deiminase family protein: MTSSPNLRLPAEWEPQDAVLIAWPHEGTDWAERLAEVETTYTALAAAVTCFQPLVVIVADEGVRATAERALRGAGVDLGRVRFVELPYDDTWLRDSGPITLVSAQGFQLTDFRFTGWGGKFGADRDDALVAGLVAAGVFGPAAHERVDWALEGGGIESDGGSTVLTTWRCLHQRHPEQSREAMDAILRESLHAPRVLWLDHGYLEGDDTDAHIDTLARFAPGERIVFQACDDPADPHHQELDRMAAELASLRTPEGKPYRLSPLPWAQPILDEGRRLAASYANYLVINGAVLVPAYGDAADDEAARIIGAAYPGREVVQVPCRPLIWQNGSLHCITMQLPAGLLG; encoded by the coding sequence ATGACCTCCTCTCCCAACCTGCGCCTGCCGGCCGAATGGGAACCGCAGGACGCGGTGCTGATCGCCTGGCCGCACGAAGGCACCGACTGGGCCGAGCGCCTGGCCGAGGTGGAGACCACCTATACCGCGCTGGCCGCCGCGGTCACCTGTTTCCAGCCGCTGGTCGTGATCGTCGCCGACGAGGGCGTGCGCGCGACCGCCGAACGCGCGCTCCGTGGCGCGGGTGTTGACCTGGGGCGCGTCCGCTTCGTCGAACTTCCCTACGACGACACCTGGTTGCGCGACTCCGGCCCGATCACGCTGGTCTCGGCCCAGGGCTTCCAGCTCACCGATTTCCGCTTCACCGGCTGGGGCGGCAAGTTCGGCGCCGACCGGGACGACGCGCTGGTCGCCGGCCTGGTCGCCGCCGGCGTGTTCGGCCCCGCCGCGCACGAGCGCGTGGATTGGGCATTGGAAGGTGGCGGCATCGAGAGCGATGGCGGCAGCACCGTGCTGACCACCTGGCGCTGCCTGCACCAGCGCCATCCCGAGCAATCGCGCGAGGCGATGGACGCGATCCTGCGCGAAAGCCTGCATGCCCCGCGCGTGCTGTGGCTGGATCACGGCTACCTCGAGGGCGACGACACCGACGCCCACATCGACACCCTCGCCCGCTTCGCGCCGGGCGAGCGCATCGTGTTCCAGGCTTGCGACGATCCGGCGGACCCGCATCATCAGGAACTGGACCGGATGGCCGCCGAGCTCGCCTCGCTGCGCACGCCCGAAGGCAAGCCCTACCGTCTCTCGCCGCTGCCCTGGGCGCAGCCCATCCTGGACGAAGGGCGCCGACTGGCCGCTTCCTATGCCAACTACCTGGTCATCAACGGCGCCGTGCTGGTGCCCGCTTATGGCGACGCCGCGGACGACGAGGCGGCACGCATCATCGGCGCCGCCTACCCCGGGCGCGAGGTCGTTCAGGTGCCGTGCCGCCCGCTGATCTGGCAGAACGGCAGCCTTCACTGCATCACCATGCAGCTGCCGGCCGGCTTGCTGGGCTGA
- a CDS encoding carbon-nitrogen hydrolase, whose translation MTGKTLKVALLQETNRGNRDANLDAIEAGLREAAAAGARLVLLQELHNGPYFCQRECVDEFELAETIPGPGTERIGKLAEELKLVVVASIFEKRATGLYHNTAVVFDRSATIAGKYRKMHIPDDPAFYEKFYFTPGDMGFEPIDTSVGRLGVLVCWDQWYPEAARLMALAGAQMLLYPTAIGWDPNDELAEKDRQREAWVTVQRGHAVANGLPLLACNRTGYEADPSGVGAGIQFWGTSFVAGPQGEFLAKANTDGRELLVVDVDLERSEHVRRIWPFLRDRRIDAYGDLLKRYRD comes from the coding sequence ATGACCGGCAAGACACTCAAGGTGGCGCTGCTGCAGGAAACCAACCGCGGCAACCGCGACGCGAATCTCGACGCGATCGAGGCCGGCCTGCGCGAAGCCGCGGCGGCCGGCGCGCGGCTCGTGCTGTTGCAGGAGCTGCACAACGGCCCGTACTTCTGCCAGCGCGAGTGCGTGGACGAGTTCGAACTGGCTGAAACCATTCCCGGTCCCGGCACCGAGCGCATCGGCAAGTTGGCGGAGGAACTCAAGCTCGTCGTGGTGGCTTCGATTTTCGAGAAGCGCGCCACGGGCCTGTATCACAACACCGCCGTGGTCTTCGATCGCTCCGCGACCATCGCGGGCAAGTACCGCAAGATGCACATTCCCGATGATCCGGCGTTCTACGAGAAGTTCTACTTCACGCCGGGCGACATGGGCTTCGAGCCCATCGATACGTCGGTCGGTCGACTGGGCGTGCTGGTGTGCTGGGACCAGTGGTATCCGGAGGCCGCGCGGCTGATGGCGCTGGCCGGCGCGCAGATGCTGCTCTATCCAACGGCGATCGGCTGGGATCCGAACGACGAACTGGCGGAGAAGGATCGCCAGCGCGAGGCCTGGGTCACCGTGCAGCGCGGCCATGCCGTCGCCAACGGGTTGCCGTTGCTGGCCTGCAACCGCACCGGTTACGAAGCCGACCCCTCGGGCGTGGGCGCGGGCATCCAGTTCTGGGGCACCAGCTTCGTGGCCGGGCCGCAGGGCGAGTTTCTGGCCAAGGCGAACACCGACGGGCGCGAGCTGCTGGTGGTCGACGTCGACCTGGAGCGCAGCGAGCACGTGCGGCGGATCTGGCCGTTCCTGCGCGATCGGCGCATCGATGCGTACGGCGATCTCCTCAAACGCTATCGGGATTGA
- a CDS encoding TraB/GumN family protein, protein MTLPDSDVAQPNALLDQPLERVTRDGVEYVVLGTAHVSRASVAAVESLVANESFDAIAVELCPSRAEGMRNPDAFKQMDLFHVIRQGKVGMVAASLVLSSFQQRLAAQYGIQPGAEMKAAMDGAERANLPVWLIDREVGTTLKRAWRSVGTWARFGLLGGLVASVFEREQVDEKEIEKLKEGDLLESAFGEFAQNSAPLYNSLIGERDEYMAARLREQAQGAPAVRRVLVVIGAGHLKGLSGYLREQQEPPAGRIAELAKLPPKARWPKWLALGLVLLVFAAIAYAFHRNPSLGALALRNWVLFTGGCAALGALAAGGHPLSILAAFIAAPIKPFRPGIPAGGISAMAEAWIRRPRVADFETLRDDIADWKGWWKNRVARTLLNFILVSAGTVIGEYAAGIQIVKSLF, encoded by the coding sequence ATGACCCTCCCCGATTCCGACGTCGCCCAGCCCAACGCCCTGCTCGACCAGCCACTGGAGCGCGTGACCCGCGACGGCGTGGAATACGTCGTGCTGGGCACGGCGCACGTGTCCCGCGCCAGCGTGGCGGCGGTCGAGTCGCTGGTGGCCAACGAATCATTCGACGCGATCGCGGTCGAGCTCTGCCCGAGCCGCGCCGAGGGCATGCGCAATCCGGACGCGTTCAAGCAGATGGACCTGTTCCACGTGATCCGCCAGGGCAAGGTCGGCATGGTGGCGGCAAGCCTGGTGCTGTCGTCCTTCCAGCAACGGCTGGCCGCGCAGTACGGCATCCAGCCCGGCGCCGAGATGAAGGCGGCGATGGACGGCGCCGAGCGCGCCAACCTGCCAGTCTGGCTGATCGATCGCGAGGTCGGCACCACGCTCAAGCGCGCCTGGCGCAGCGTCGGCACGTGGGCGCGCTTCGGCCTGCTCGGCGGCCTGGTCGCCAGCGTATTCGAGCGCGAGCAGGTCGACGAAAAAGAGATCGAAAAGCTCAAGGAGGGCGACCTTCTGGAGAGCGCGTTCGGCGAGTTCGCGCAGAACTCGGCCCCGCTCTACAACAGCCTGATCGGCGAGCGCGACGAATACATGGCCGCGCGCCTGCGTGAGCAGGCGCAAGGTGCGCCGGCCGTGCGCCGCGTGCTGGTAGTGATCGGCGCCGGCCATCTCAAGGGCCTGAGCGGATACCTGCGCGAGCAGCAGGAGCCCCCAGCCGGGCGCATCGCCGAACTGGCGAAACTGCCACCCAAGGCGCGCTGGCCCAAGTGGCTCGCGCTGGGCCTGGTGTTGCTGGTGTTCGCGGCCATCGCCTATGCGTTCCATCGCAACCCATCGCTCGGGGCGCTGGCGCTGCGCAACTGGGTACTGTTCACCGGCGGCTGCGCCGCACTGGGCGCACTGGCGGCGGGCGGGCATCCGCTGAGCATCCTGGCGGCCTTCATCGCCGCGCCGATCAAGCCGTTCCGGCCCGGCATTCCGGCTGGCGGCATCAGCGCGATGGCCGAAGCCTGGATTCGCCGTCCTCGCGTGGCCGACTTCGAGACGTTGCGCGACGACATCGCCGACTGGAAGGGCTGGTGGAAGAACCGCGTGGCGCGCACGCTGCTCAACTTCATCCTGGTAAGCGCAGGCACGGTGATCGGCGAGTACGCCGCCGGCATCCAGATCGTCAAGAGCCTGTTCTGA
- a CDS encoding c-type cytochrome: MIRLQLLGLTVAAALLAAGNAHAAGDKANGRKLVYTCNGCHGVDGYTNAYPDYPVPKIAGQNEQYIINALHGYKTGDRTHPTMMAQAQSLSDQDIDDIAAYLSSLAK; encoded by the coding sequence ATGATTCGACTGCAACTGCTCGGCCTGACCGTGGCCGCAGCCCTCCTCGCCGCCGGCAACGCACATGCCGCTGGCGACAAGGCCAACGGCCGCAAGCTGGTCTATACCTGCAACGGTTGCCACGGTGTCGATGGCTACACCAACGCCTACCCGGACTACCCTGTGCCGAAGATCGCCGGGCAGAACGAGCAGTACATCATCAACGCGCTGCATGGCTACAAGACCGGCGACCGCACGCATCCGACCATGATGGCGCAGGCACAGAGTCTGTCCGACCAGGACATCGACGACATCGCCGCCTATCTTTCCAGCCTCGCCAAGTAA
- a CDS encoding c-type cytochrome, whose protein sequence is MKRALTLLIFGAVLALSSTALLAEGTAADGKTKAAACFACHGADGNAVDPQYPRLAGQYNMYLQQALHEYKDGRRNNPIMKGFVATLSDQDIEDVAAYFSSLPTKLHTLDGHIQGDK, encoded by the coding sequence ATGAAGCGTGCGCTCACCCTGCTCATCTTCGGCGCCGTGCTGGCGTTGTCCTCCACCGCGCTGCTGGCCGAAGGCACGGCAGCCGACGGCAAGACCAAGGCCGCGGCCTGTTTCGCCTGCCACGGTGCGGACGGCAACGCAGTCGATCCGCAGTACCCGCGCCTGGCCGGCCAGTACAATATGTACCTGCAGCAGGCGCTGCACGAATACAAGGACGGCCGCCGCAACAACCCGATCATGAAGGGCTTCGTCGCCACCCTGTCCGACCAGGACATCGAGGACGTCGCCGCCTACTTCTCGAGCCTGCCGACCAAGCTGCACACGCTGGACGGACACATCCAGGGCGACAAATAA